The window GCTTCTTGTCAAGAGCTCCCAGGGGCTCATCGAGAAGCAACAGAGCCGGCTCGAATACAAGAGCCCTTGCAAGGGCCACCCTCTGTTGTTGTCCACCCGACAATTGCTTGGGAAGACGATCCTCAAAGTGAAAGAGCTGAACCATGTCCAGGGCTTTCCTCGTTTTCTCGCGTATCACATTCTCGTCGACTCTACGGACCTTCAGAGGAAAAGCCACGTTCTCGAAGACTGTGAGATGGGGAAAAAGGGCATACCCCTGAAAGACGAGGCCGAAGTTCCGTTCCTCTGGGAGCAGATCGAGAATCGATTTCCCGTTTAGCTCGACACTGCCGCGGCTCGGGGTCACAAATCCAGCAATGATCATAAGGAGGGTAGTCTTACCCGACCCGCTGGGGCCGAGCAGTGTGAGAAACTCTCCTTCCCGGACCGAGAGGTCTATGCCCTTGATGACGTAATTCTGGCCGTAGCTTTGATGGATCCCCGTTAGTCTAAGGCCTTTTTCCTGCACACCCTCGATAGGCACTCTTCCCTTACCGCTTGCAGAGTTGCCGAGATGGTACACTAGGTCTGTGGATCAGTCAAGAAGAGAAAGAGTTGCCGTCGAGTTTCCTGACGTTTGGATCGCGCATTTATCCCTGAGGGAGATCGGGGAGCCGGTATTCGACTTCACTGGAGGCCGCCGTAGTGCCCTGCGCCGACATTCAACCTGCGACCGAACCGTGTGGCGACCCGGGACCTACCACCCCATACCGTAAAGGGCCATTCCGATCATCAGGCCGAAGACGAGGTTGAAACCCTTGATCACGAGGGAATCCCTCACGGTGTATGACAGCAGGGGCAGCATCCCGTGGCCGTCCTGGATAAAGGAGGATGCGAAAAGGACCGAGAAGGGTATCATGCCTTCCGCAAACAGCATGACAAAGACCAGGTGAGGCCCGGATTCGGGGATAATGCCCATCAGGGCGGCAAGGAGAAACATCCAGGGGATGTTGTTGGAAAGGAGAGCCTTGAAGTTCCAGTAGCGCAGCCCCAACTGAACCACGAGCAGGGCGAAGAAGGTCCAGAGAAAGACCCGCCAGATATGGGTCCTGATGATGTGGGACCAGATGTGGTCCTTCAGATAGTGGTCCGAAGTGGTGGCCACCGTGGTGAAGGCCAGGAAGAGCAGAACAAGCAGGGTCACTCTCTTCCAGTCCCAACTCTCGGGGCCTGCGATCCCGAAGAGGATCGCAAAGGCGAAGAAACCGAAGGCGAGAAGCAGGCCGTGGCGGGCCGGTGAAAACCTGCCCAGGTTCTCGACAAGGGCTTTCCACTCGATTCGCCCGATTCCTTGATGGGCGTGATATTCCTGCATCTGGCATGTCTCACAAGGGGTAAAGCGGGTGGCCCTGACAATCCTGTCGGTCACCCAGGCCAAGGGGAGGCTCACGACAAACAAAAGACCGAACAGAAAAAGAGCAGTCCCGGGAAACCTGGCCAACATTACAAAGGCCTCGTCGCCGGAGGTGGCGATCATCGCCCCTGTGACGGCGCCAAAGGAGATCAGTCCGTGCACATAGAGGGATACATCCATGAAGGCCCCGAGGCAGCCGGGCGTCGCCCCCAGGAATGAGGCGACTGTGTATTGTCTCCAAACCCCTCCCTTCATCACGGTGGTCAGCTTCTTCTTGGTGAACATGTCGAGAAAGTCGACAACAAGCATCATTACGAAGACAAAGACCGTGATCATCAGAGAATGCT is drawn from Deltaproteobacteria bacterium and contains these coding sequences:
- a CDS encoding arsenic efflux protein, which codes for MVYGILKHSLMITVFVFVMMLVVDFLDMFTKKKLTTVMKGGVWRQYTVASFLGATPGCLGAFMDVSLYVHGLISFGAVTGAMIATSGDEAFVMLARFPGTALFLFGLLFVVSLPLAWVTDRIVRATRFTPCETCQMQEYHAHQGIGRIEWKALVENLGRFSPARHGLLLAFGFFAFAILFGIAGPESWDWKRVTLLVLLFLAFTTVATTSDHYLKDHIWSHIIRTHIWRVFLWTFFALLVVQLGLRYWNFKALLSNNIPWMFLLAALMGIIPESGPHLVFVMLFAEGMIPFSVLFASSFIQDGHGMLPLLSYTVRDSLVIKGFNLVFGLMIGMALYGMGW